Genomic DNA from Caloenas nicobarica isolate bCalNic1 chromosome 3, bCalNic1.hap1, whole genome shotgun sequence:
ttgtttaaaaaaaagtaactctTTTTGTATCCCATCTATgggaaattgcattttttacatGAAAGGAGTGATCTTAtcaaaagctgtattttgtaTGAATGGGATTGCAAGTCTATGAATACATTCATCTTTTTTCAAAGATGTATAGTTCACATGAGATTAGTATGTGTAATATTTTGTAAGTGtatgtaatttaaaacaatgaaaaaatcaaaagaaaattattatgcttttcaaaaatgtaaatacatgttttctttaaaattactctTTCTCTCTAGCAATTATTTCGCTGTAGACACAGCTTCTGCTATAGCAATTGCTTTGATGACATTTGGTACCATGTATCCCATGAGTGTCTACAGTGGGAAAGTACTACTCCAGGTAAGGCAATGTCACAAAACAcgttttttttgtggtttcagttttgttaaatgtctgtatttttttagaaaCATAAATTAACCATTTGAATAAGTGTTCCAAGGGGAACTTGTGATATGCTAGAGAAGTTTTAAGGGCCATAGAAATAGGCATCATGAAGTAATGAGAATTTATTGTGTAATGCCATTGGTGTCATGTGTATTTAGACCAGACTTAAAAACTCTCTTACTTAAACAGGGCcagttaatttttattataacttttttcttcttttgctttttttcccctttttttttcttaagacaaCTCCACCTCATGTGATTGGCCAGTTAGATAAACTTCTTAGAGAGGTAAGTCAGTGTATAATACATGACAGAGAGTACACAACTAACATTAAATAGGCATTCAGGAGTATGAAGAGGTTTTGTGAGTAGTCCAGGAAGATTGctaaagaatgattttttttttttaatattattttttagcTGCATGCAGAAAATATGGATCTTGCTATCTAAGATAACGGTGTCATTCAGGTATCTAGAACAAATCTGTTGAAGTAGTGCAGgctgtttttattaaataaattcaaGATACCATTGAAGAGGTTTACAAACATGAGTGTAGGGAGAAAAAGGTGTACAGGTGGCTGTTTACATACAGGATATCAACTGGAGAAAATATTGCAATTTGGCAACAAGAGTTATTCAAAATGACGTACTtaaattcacttttttaatggatttgaaTGTCTAAGGGTAGCAAAAGTACAGTAGATGAGCATCAGTGGCATCACAAACAGACATCATCCATTCTGTAGTAtggaagcttttctttcacaacTGAAAATGCTGTATTATTCAGCTACATATGAAAGTACATTTCCAAAAGGATTTGAAACATTATTTCTAATTTATATTCATATTTCTGGGTGTTTGTGTAAAATTAGGTTTCAACTTTGGATGGTGTCTTGGAAGTTCGAAATGAGCATTTCTGGACATTAGGTTTTGGCACTTTGGTAAGTTATGTCTTTAGTGTCTTTTTAGCCTTTAAAAAAGAGTTGTCAGTTActactttaaattttttatttaaataaagagatttcttctgaaatcttaaatattaaaaaaattgatgGAGTCAGTACTCAGTCCTTATGATGTATTGCAAAActtctcttcctctgtcctttatggttttttaaagctttgttaTTGGTTAATGTTATTAATGTATATTGCAGCTCTGGATTAAAGCATGCATTTTGCACCTATAGAATTTCTTTATGTTGCGACAGCCAGAAAATTAAGATTCTTAGAATTTTTCTCTACTTCTGAATTCTTCCAGTATGCTCTGCttcttaaaaaaagttaaaaggcAGAAGCTCTGGCTTCCTAATGTGAAAACAGCTTTCAGTTTGCTATTCTGCCACCCAAATACTGGATCACAGCATTGTTGTATTGATCACAGATATTTACAAAACCTTTGCATCCATATTTACCTGTTGACATCTTCCATATTGGAGTAGAAACTTCCCGAGACCTGGATATGTTTTCAGCCACACCATCTGATGTAAAAATGGCGCTTAGAGCACAAGCTGTGAACCGTGTTCTTTATTAAATATGAACTGAATATGTGAGGGGTTCTGTTTTGTGTCCTGTCCTCTTCTGCAGCAGTAGTTCAAGGTAAATGAGATCTAGTGTCACTGAGAGAAAGGCAGGGGCAGCCTGCAGTTATACACATGTCCAGGAGAAACTCTCTGACTGAGTTCCACAAGGGGCATTGCCTCTGTTCTTGCTGGAATGTGTCTGCCATGTGCGTTGTCCTCTTGTCAGCTCCAACAGCACCATGATGACACTCTTTTCCTAAATTTGGAATATGGAGTTTGTctgcactttttcttcttttgggccaacttttttcctggctgttgcctttcctttctttctatCGCATATTGTATTTTATAGTTTGGCTTTAAGACTCACTTTTCCTCAAAGATGACCTTGATGTGTTCATAATAGATCAATGCATTAGGAAAGATCAAAATGTGTCCTAATTATGGAATTATTAAATAAGTTTCTCAATTTAGTCTCCACTGCAAAAGGTCTTTGCGTAATTCTCTGCAGGATAACTTACCTCTTCTTGAATATATATGGAGAATCTTTATTGAAGCAACTGTTAACAGCTGACTTATTTTTATCACTTTCTAGGCTGGATCAGTACACGTCCGAATTCGGAGAGATGCAAATGAACAAATGGTACTTGCCCACGTCACCAACAGATTATACACGTTGGTGTCTACATTGACTGTTCAGATTTTCAAAGATGACTGGATCAGACCTACCTTATCATCTGTGCCTATTGCCAACAATATTCTGAACCTTTCGGATCATCATATTATTCCAATGCCACCTTTGAAAGCTGCTGAGAATTTGAACCTTGTTACATCCACTCCAGCTAAGCCCAGCAGCCCACCGccagaattttcttttgataCACCAGGCAAAAATGTGAGTCCAGTCATCCTGTTGAACACTCAGACAAGGCCCTACGGATTGGGCTTCAGCCATGGATCCGCGGCCTACAGCAGTGTACTCAGTCAAGGATTTGGAATACCGGGAACGGGAGCAACTCAAGGATTCAGAACTGGTTTTACAGATGTCCCAAGCAGATATGGAACAAACACTCGTGGGCAACCCCGACCATAATAAACACCGTTATTTATTGTACTTAAGGGTATTGACTTAATTCTTTTATTACCCaatttttataaacatttgGAATGTCAGATCATTCTAAATGGCTGGGAACAAGTGCATTGTTCATATTCATGAAATGgttaaatttccatttttttttctttgcatcagCAGTAGCCTGTGTAATGCCgcaaatattttccagactTATAATACTTTACAGGTAGTTTTTATAGAGCACCTGTTTCTATACAGCTTTTTAttcacttttctttattttcccagaAGGTATTGAGATAAAGCACAACTCCATAAAAGAGTAAAATTGTGACCaggtagcattttttttttctgatgagaaTTTCTTACTGAATGCTGAATAGCTGAGAAAATAGGAAATTGCAGAAATACACGTCCCAGTTTTTAAGAGCTGTTTTGATTGCTGTATTAAGCCATTTTTTGGCAAAGTCACAATTAGGTTTTGGTTGCAAAAATCCATCAGTATTCATATTGTGACCATTGTGAAGACAATCTGACATTTCAGATTCTAATTTTGTGAGACcatgtttttacatttttatcgATGCTTTTATAGAAGTTCAGATGGTTCAGCAACCATTTTCTAGTTGTAAGTATTTCATATTCTTCTCtggtatttcttcctttttggtttaactgcaaaattatttagcaATATactgggaaataaaatatttcaaacttaagattttaaaagcacctcTTTTTTATGATTAACCCTATTTAAGATACAGAGCAGATGGCTGTATTGTTTCTGAAGCCAGTATTTCGTTTTTGGCTATGGAAAGTATTCCCTCATTCGATTGTGactttgtatttttcctctttgtattttttctgtagtttcaggagaaaaataccTATTTATATATCTGGAGTACAGGTCAGTGATCACTGACAGTTCTTAAAGTCATTGCTAGTGCTTCACTTTTGGGGCACACTTGGAACAAAACTGCCTAACTTGTCTCTGCTTTTGCATCATCGTTCTGCTGTACGTCTAGAAGGCCGTATTTCTTCAGGGTCTTTCTCAGAGAGCTCTTCCCTCTGCGTGCTTGCTGTTTCTTCACTGTTCTGAGAACAGGGAAAGGccttttagaaatattttttttttcctgttctcctgtGCAGTATGTGTCTCTTGATTCCCTGGCCGATACCTTCTCTGCGCTTTCTTCTGCATCTCTTGGCTGTTAAGGAAGGGTTTGCCCCTTTCGATTATTTCACTTGCAACTCAGGGTGCTATATATTGGCTTCCACCTTGTTAATCTGTATACTGAGTGTCTCCATTTGTCCAAGGTGGTTATATGGAGCTGTAGTATCTCAGGGACTCCAAAGATATTAATGTAACCTGAAGATAATGGGTGTGATAGAGAAATCTTTCTCTTGTAGGTCTGAGTTGAGAAAAAACAGCCTTCATTTGAATTTTCAAGATCTGTGGTCTTTTCACACTGGCCgaggatttctttttctgcataaGGATATTGCTCTTTTTCTGCATAAGGACattgctttcctctttttttttttttatttccctgctcCACTACCTGTGTTTCTCACTCCAACACATGGAGGAGGGCAGCACTCTTGCATAGAAGCAAGGTGACATTCTGCATGAAGGTGTCTTGCTGGGATGTTTTAGGCTGAGGTAATGTCCAGACCGCCACTGGTGTACAGTCCGTGTAAGCTACAAGTAGGGAATCTATTTGTGTACTTCATTTGCAGCAAGGGTAACAGTTCCACTGCTGTGTTAGAAAATGGAATTATGTggaaaatttgcatttaaagatTACAATGAGCTTGTAACAATGGGCTACGTTTCATTCAGGTCAGTATTAGCTCAGTAATCacctttattttcattactCTGTCCTTATGTGTGGTCTATTACACGTGCTGTTGCTGCATGGGAATTCGCTGAAGTATAGAACACTTGAACGGATTCTCTGTACCTCTTGTGTGCTGAACTAGACTGCACTCTGCAGCATCTGCAACACCTTAGAGCCAACAGAATGTTTACAATATACTACTCCTGTGTGGCCTATTTGAGAATTGTTCCTTACTCCAGTTTCATAAGCAAACACTTGCcctttttctgacattttaaatacattgtATTATATTGATTGCATGCCTACTTGTTTTTAGTAGAAAATTAAAGctccattttattaaaaaatgaagctgatctctgatttaaaaaaagaagggagaatGAGAATCCCAGAATTCTGAGTGCAATATCCTCACTttaacaaagttatttttttgaGTGATTGTTTACAATATATATCATATATGCAGATGATAAAGATTCTTTTAGAgattaaaacagctttttagCTGCTTTATTGTTGTGAATATATTAAGAATATTTGCTAAATCAGCACGGAGTAAAATGTCTCCTTTtatatgaggaaaataaaatcagtgtcATGCTTAAATGACAAGGAAAAAGTGGTAATTTGTGTGCAAGATTTTGTAAAAGTTATCTTTATATATTGACTGTTTAAGTGATGCTCTCGCGTGATACTTCAAGCTCAATGAGCAGATGTGTGAAACTTCGGAACTGTTTTTCTAGGTCTGCTACAAATGTAGGCTGCATCTTTGTAATAATTCTACAGaaagcacttctcatgcattttgtcttttatatttgtattttgctgttAGGTGATCACCATCTAaatgtttatttgaaatgtgGTGAATGAGAATTGCTAATATGGGAAGTCTTTGTTCCTGGTGATAGGAGTGCTGCcccagctggaggaaaaagaggacTGGTGCTCCCTGTCATTTCTCTCTGCCACAGGATTTGGTGTGGTTACTCGCTTAACTTTTTCCAACTGTGATTGCATCAGATCACTTCACCAGTAGGTAAATGCATCAAGTTTTAGAGAATCTGAGGGGCATGTACCATTACATAGGCTTAAGATTCTTGTGAAAAACTGCATTGCCGTGATATAAAAGGAGCTAGAGCGCCTAGTACTATACAAATAACTGGTGTAATATGGGGAGGGGGTTGCAGGTTTACCTATTAAGTAATGGCTCTTGAGTTCATTCTGTTCTGTATTCCCTTCACCAAGGTAATAACTGCATACACCTTTAGGAGGACTCTGACAAGCCAGTGACAGCCTGTTGGGGGTGgtagattgattttttttttttttttttttcttttttttttccccgttgACCGAGAGGTGACAAATCCTCATGGAAAGACCCTGTGCAGCAATTCTGCTGATTTGTGTAATTACCAGGCTAGTTGAAGTCCCTCAGTTGATTTCTGCTCCTGCCGCCACCGTCCAACGAGGGACAGAGGAACTATCCAGGGATCAGTTCTGCAACATAAAGCCCATCTCTGAACTCTGAAGTGATTATCTGTACTGTGCATGTCCAGGTCTAACAGATCAGGATACATAGTGATATTTGATGTTGAAACTGAGAGTAGAAGAGATGCCAGTCCCGGTCTtttcacatgtatttttttggttgttttttaaagtattttatcaAATGGCTAAACTTTCTTCTACCTGCCTTACTAGCAGTGAGAACCCACCTTGCACCAAGTGTTTGCTTTGCTGACTGCTTCAGGTTCTTATGCTTTTGGGAGCTTAGATTCTTGGATTCATGTGGTTACTGGGCTGATGTAACTTTTCCTTCCAgcagttgttttttaaattaatgacaTCATATAAATCGCTAAGACGATGACCCTCCCCTCTTTAAGTAAACCCTTTCCAGGGCTCGCATTCAGTTAAGAGATAGCCCTCTTTTCCTgtacaaaaaaaacaaacaaaaaaggcaacaacaacaaaagtaaaaaaccaaaaaccaagaaaccaaaacaaaaaaaggcaaaacaaacccaacagaacaaggggaaaaacaaacaagtgtCTTTATGTTTTGAGAACCATTGCTTTGTATTACACCAACCTGTATCTCATTTCTTTGAACTGAGTAACCATAACTCAAGAGAACTGCATGCTCAGGCAGTGAGAAGTTGGTGACAAAAGTGTCATGCCAGAGATTTGGTTTAAACTACATGGCTAAATTATGGTTTCAACTAATTCTAATAGCGACTTTTAAAAAGTAGGCTTTTCCAGTTTTAACAACCGTCTGATCCCACATTTCGTAATGAAGCCTGTTTAAGTTAACTTTCAGTTCCGGGAAGCAGCAGAGTGGCACACTGCAAGTGcacaaagcatttttcagaGACCCTGCAAAGTATGAAGTATCACTAGAGTTCAcctgtaaaaatgaaattagcCACACAAACTCAtgtttaatatttctgtatataGCCTTtttgttacttctttttttGCCACTTAGGAGGGTGCAGTAGGTGCCTTACGCTGCTCAGAGTATTCAAACTTAAGGAGATCTAATTTAGTAGTTCAAGATGTTTTCTCACAGGCTGAAGTAGAGAATATGATAGTGAAGAGTTCAAATAGCTTTGTAGTTACACAGATCTACAgtaatatctgaaaataaacacatctgTCCAATTTTTAGAATTTTCATTGTATTCTATTTCAGAAGTTGCACGCAAAATACAGACATTTCTCACAAATGTTAAAGTGATggggaaacaaaaaatgcttttgtttcatcttgagcaaaaaaaccagactgaatttcatttttggGCTGTCCTGTAACAGTAAAATTTTACAAATTTACATTGCtgtaaatacatatttctaTCGCAACTTTATAATATGTGCGTAAATGTTGTCTTAGGTTCAGAATGTTAGTTTTAGGAAAATGGTAAAATACAGGCTAAATCTGACATGTCTAAAACTCCACagcttatttcctttttaaatctctttccCCAGGATAGAACTTTCTAATGGAAGAACTTCAGAGTAGTAAAATACTGACTTGTTTTTTCCCTATTTGATCCTTTACCTTGAGCTTGATTTTATTTAGGttttatatctttttcttcaaatgctCTCATCTTTATCTCACCGGTAGAAACCATAATTCTGTAGGTAGCTTTTGAATACCTTTCTTCTGGCTTCTCGTATTGAGTTCATTCCAGGTTAGATTTTTGCTAGGGTGTTAGACTAAATTTATTGAATAGTTCCAGTACAGAATGTAAAAGCATAGGATTGTTAAACTGGTGAGTATCTTTTTTCGATACAGGCTACGGCTTGTCCTTACTTTTTGGTGCTTAAACTGTCTTCTTGCTTCCAACTCTCATACTTATTTTACTTTGCATAGATAGCagtttgcctttaaaaatacatttatatgaAACTGTAGTTTCTAAAATGATCACTTTCCTAGTATTGTTACTTCTAATATAATCTGTATTAAAAACAGCAGGctggatttgttttggttttttttgttttttatttttttactttgggTGAAATCGTGAATGGTTCTCACATGAATGAATGGCCTGCTGTCTGTGCACAAGAACCCTTGCAGCTGTCCTTgtaggggaaggaggagagagagcgGAGAGGATTAAAATCCCTTCTGTGTGTCAGGAATTCTAGCAGCTCATCTCAGGACGAGGTGGTTTAGTTCAACTCGAAGTAGAAGTCtgttttcttgtgatttttgcCTGTTTTGATAACGTGGTCTGAATTTTCATTGCTGACTACACAAGCTGGTCACACCTTGTAAAAACTGTAGGTAACGCTGAAGTCAGGAGGCATTCCCTCCTGGGATCTTAATATGACATAAAGCAGTCATAACAATGTGGAAAAATTCTGGATGTTTTTATTCAGAGGTAAGACATAGAAAGATCAAATTCTTTCCAGGCTGAGACTAATTCTTATTTAATGCTATCTTATTTGGTTACGTGGAACATCGGGCCAGGAACAGCTGAATCAATAATCAGTCTAGCAAGAGCTATCattatattttgctttgctttagtGCTCTCCAATGCAATCAAATAGCAGATGTGAAGGTGGGCAAACAGTATTTAGAATGGAGTATGATTTGTTGCCATTTTGCCTGTCACAGGTTTAGATATTCCACTACAAACACTTGCAGGATTTTGCTGAGATTGTCGACAGTGGTTTTGTcaagattttcttctgtgtccTCCATGGTATGCCATACTGCAGGAAAAGGGGATGGAATCAGATGTAGGACTGGAACCCCTGTAAGGAGGAAAGTGAAATTTGGAGAAGAAAGATTGGAGAGGTTCCGTTAAGCCAATTGATATGTCACCATTTAGCAATAGAGTCAGGTGACTACTCAATAAACTTCCTTTACAGAGAAGTGTGTGTCACTGCAGCTTGCTTTTACGTTCTCTTTTTTGAAGCCTGTCACTGCAGCTCAGGCATTTCATCGTGTGTTTCCTAAAATGGGCACCTTCCTTTTGAGTACTTTTgtacttttccctctttttttttttttttttcccctaaaggcATCTGTAGCTCGTAGTTTTACTGTGatccttgcctttttcttttttcttttttttagatCCTTTGCATTGTAGTTGTTTATATCATGTTCAGGAGCTACGGAAGGGCAGAGAAACCACTGCAGCTCCCCAAACTGAAAACTGATTACTGTGTTCTTGTGACAGGGTTAAGATTGAGCACTTTTGGAAGCGTTTTTTTAGTCGTCTCTGTAGATGGTAAAATTGGGTGCCTGTGTTTTCACTCTGTAAAACAGAACTACTGTTATCCTGAGATGAAAGAACTTTCACTTCAAAGGATCTGTATCACTGCATACATCAAGACACCTATATATACTGCAAATTTAGGTAAAAGAGGAGTTAAACCAGTTTTCTGCTTCCTGATGACGTTTTGGGGggagcatttttttctctccagtctctttcctgttttactgcttttcctctcacttttcAGCTGCATATCACTAAggaatctgttttctttgctagGTGTTAACTGTGTTACTAGAAATGGTTTTGATGTGTAGTCATTGTTTTCCCCTATCAGCTGCTCCCAtgtaggatttttttatatCCCTGGACGTGTGTATGATGGCTGTGTTGGTTTCATTGGACCTGGTCCCTGCTTGggtgtgaaaaatgaaagaatcaTGGAGTTGAAGAGCCATTGAGCAGGAGACAGTAACCATAGCTCAgtgaagccagagagtcgtggttaatggggcagagtctagttggaggcctgtatctagtggagtgcctcaagggtcagtactgggaccagtattattcaatatattcatcgatgacttggatgagggaatcgagtgtactatcagcaagtttgctgatgacaccaagctgggaggagtggctgacacaccagaaggctgtgctgccatccagcgagacctggacaggctggagagttgggcagggaaaaatttaatgaaatataacaagggcaagtgtagagtcttgcatctgggcaggaacaaccccaggttccagtataagttggggaacgacctgttagagatcagtgtaggggaaagggacctgggggccctggtggacagcaggatgaccatgagccagcactgtgcccttgtggccaagaaggccaatggcatcctggggtgtattagaaggggggtggttagtaggtcgagagaggttctccttcccctctactctgccctggtgagactgcatctggaatattgtgtccagttctgggcccctcagttcaagaaggacagggaactgctggagagagtccagcgcagagcaacaaagatgatggagtggagcatctcccttatgaggaaaggctgggggagctgggtctctttagcttggagaagaggagactgaggggtgacctcatcaatgtttataaatatgtaaagggtgagtgccACGAgcatggagccaggctcttctcggtgacaaccaatgataagacaaggggtaatgggttcaagctggaacacaggaggttccgcttaaatatgagaagaaacttcttcatggtgagggtgacagaacactggaacaggctgcccagggaggttgtggagtcgtcttctctggagacattcaaaacccagctggacaccttcctgtgtaacctcatctgggtgttcctgctccggcagggggattggactagatcatcttttgaggtcccttccaatccctaacattctgtgattc
This window encodes:
- the SLC30A6 gene encoding zinc transporter 6 isoform X1, producing MGTIHLFRKSQRSLVGKLTHEFRLVAADRRSWKILLFGAINLVCIGFLLMWCSSTNSIALTAYTYLTIFDLFSLVTCLISYWVMMKKPSPVYSFGFERFEVLAVFASTVLAQLGALFILKESAERFLEQPEIHTGRLLVGTFVALFFNLFTMLSIRNKPFAYVSEAASTSWLQEHVADLSRSICGIIPGLSSIFLPRMNPFVLIDIAGALALCITYMLIEINNYFAVDTASAIAIALMTFGTMYPMSVYSGKVLLQTTPPHVIGQLDKLLREVSTLDGVLEVRNEHFWTLGFGTLAGSVHVRIRRDANEQMVLAHVTNRLYTLVSTLTVQIFKDDWIRPTLSSVPIANNILNLSDHHIIPMPPLKAAENLNLVTSTPAKPSSPPPEFSFDTPGKNVSPVILLNTQTRPYGLGFSHGSAAYSSVLSQGFGIPGTGATQGFRTGFTDVPSRYGTNTRGQPRP
- the SLC30A6 gene encoding zinc transporter 6 isoform X2; its protein translation is MWCSSTNSIALTAYTYLTIFDLFSLVTCLISYWVMMKKPSPVYSFGFERFEVLAVFASTVLAQLGALFILKESAERFLEQPEIHTGRLLVGTFVALFFNLFTMLSIRNKPFAYVSEAASTSWLQEHVADLSRSICGIIPGLSSIFLPRMNPFVLIDIAGALALCITYMLIEINNYFAVDTASAIAIALMTFGTMYPMSVYSGKVLLQTTPPHVIGQLDKLLREVSTLDGVLEVRNEHFWTLGFGTLAGSVHVRIRRDANEQMVLAHVTNRLYTLVSTLTVQIFKDDWIRPTLSSVPIANNILNLSDHHIIPMPPLKAAENLNLVTSTPAKPSSPPPEFSFDTPGKNVSPVILLNTQTRPYGLGFSHGSAAYSSVLSQGFGIPGTGATQGFRTGFTDVPSRYGTNTRGQPRP